A portion of the Kribbella jejuensis genome contains these proteins:
- a CDS encoding universal stress protein, whose protein sequence is MEKIVVGIDGSETAQQALEWAVAEARLRGAGLVVVHTWQQPTAALMAPYAPVLEDPAAIEELARRTLTDSLAAVDLTGLASEPEQWIVQGPAAPTLLGVARNGSLLVVGSRGRGGFAGLVLGSVSRQVAHEATVPVVIIPPTARAMDATDTDQEDG, encoded by the coding sequence ATGGAGAAGATCGTTGTCGGAATCGACGGAAGCGAGACGGCTCAGCAGGCGCTCGAATGGGCGGTTGCCGAGGCCCGGTTGCGCGGTGCCGGGCTCGTCGTGGTGCATACCTGGCAACAACCCACGGCGGCACTGATGGCGCCGTACGCACCGGTCCTGGAGGACCCTGCCGCGATCGAGGAGTTGGCGCGGCGGACACTGACCGACAGCCTGGCGGCGGTGGACCTCACCGGACTCGCGAGCGAGCCGGAGCAGTGGATCGTCCAGGGTCCTGCCGCGCCGACGCTGCTCGGCGTCGCACGAAATGGTTCGCTGCTCGTCGTCGGGTCACGCGGGCGCGGCGGGTTCGCCGGATTGGTCCTTGGATCGGTCAGCCGGCAGGTCGCGCACGAGGCAACCGTTCCAGTCGTCATCATTCCGCCGACCGCGAGGGCAATGGACGCGACCGACACCGATCAGGAGGACGGCTGA
- a CDS encoding CBM35 domain-containing protein, with translation MSPSHGDPWNGVRRIGTVAAPAEVRRLRRRKGLATLGALLTAAALLVGTQKPASADPGPAAAGAKQLNVDLSAKTKPSTGVGLGILYGVTQDGLQPSDQFVDPLKLNAFRSGGWYSGGWIKDNFTFGAATQANIDAVIAEARRLQQPPLHKFEYQVLLSDVFGSTGGAPASTLWPCTNGDCSNWISFIDATVTQLQAAGQHFTYEIWNEPDLSIFWRPGVNTTQYFQMWDSAYREIRRIAPEATIAGPSFAFTPERRPDEWQTFLAHAKAAGTVPDEITNHDEGDIDDPVTVGRSLADALDANGIAQRPLSANEYQPADRQTAGDTAWYDARLAQSNYANAMRGNWICRTIPNLTGLLTKTPAGWAPNGNWWAMRTYADLTGTLVSTSEQVGTTAISASEDPAEKRAVALIGDIQGGSVGPTAVNFTGLSSTPWLVRNGLVHATVYRIPDQGPLFARQVVFSEDVAVNGDSVSVPFDFQSKHDAYGIYLSSAEPQEVSLGAPSAVQAGSTYTVPVTFTNGGDQIDRKVQTGLAVYTAAGESAPGFTITCSGTDAATCPSAATVGAGQSVVAQYTVTTAADLPKGNYRFTATATAKSEGQDISVQNSSDVLQQCGIGDVCEAEDGTLAGGACPATDHPGYTGSGFVACFTTPGGSVMQRVLAPSAGTYTLDLRYAAGPNGPAGTRSASISVNGGAPQQIPLPLTGSWNTWADATMPVNLTAGSNTITVLDTPTDAGWFNLDHLVVTH, from the coding sequence ATGTCACCCAGTCACGGAGATCCATGGAACGGAGTACGCCGGATCGGCACCGTCGCCGCGCCGGCGGAGGTTCGAAGACTGCGCCGGAGAAAGGGACTCGCAACTCTCGGCGCGCTTCTCACTGCGGCTGCCCTCTTGGTCGGCACCCAGAAGCCCGCATCGGCTGACCCGGGTCCGGCGGCCGCAGGCGCGAAGCAGCTGAACGTCGACCTGTCCGCGAAGACGAAGCCGTCCACGGGCGTCGGCCTCGGCATCCTGTACGGCGTTACGCAGGACGGATTGCAGCCGTCCGATCAGTTCGTCGACCCGCTGAAGCTCAACGCGTTTCGCAGCGGTGGTTGGTATTCCGGCGGCTGGATCAAGGACAACTTCACGTTCGGAGCGGCCACCCAGGCCAACATCGACGCAGTCATCGCCGAGGCGCGGCGGTTGCAGCAGCCACCGCTGCACAAGTTCGAGTACCAGGTCCTGCTCAGCGACGTGTTCGGTTCGACCGGTGGTGCACCCGCGAGCACCCTGTGGCCGTGTACCAACGGCGACTGCAGCAACTGGATCAGTTTCATCGACGCGACCGTCACCCAGCTGCAGGCAGCCGGTCAGCACTTCACGTACGAGATCTGGAACGAGCCGGACCTCAGCATCTTCTGGCGGCCGGGCGTGAACACGACCCAGTACTTCCAGATGTGGGACAGTGCCTACCGGGAGATCCGTCGCATCGCGCCGGAGGCAACGATCGCCGGACCGTCGTTCGCATTCACTCCGGAGCGACGTCCGGACGAGTGGCAGACCTTCCTGGCCCATGCTAAGGCCGCCGGCACGGTGCCCGACGAGATCACCAACCACGACGAGGGCGACATCGACGACCCGGTGACGGTGGGCCGGTCGCTAGCCGACGCGCTGGATGCCAACGGGATCGCCCAGCGGCCGCTCTCCGCGAACGAGTACCAGCCGGCCGACAGGCAGACCGCCGGCGACACAGCTTGGTACGACGCTCGGCTCGCGCAGTCGAACTACGCCAACGCCATGCGCGGCAACTGGATCTGCCGCACGATCCCGAACCTGACCGGCCTGCTCACCAAAACCCCGGCCGGCTGGGCGCCGAACGGCAACTGGTGGGCCATGCGAACCTACGCCGACCTGACCGGGACGCTTGTCTCCACGTCCGAACAAGTCGGCACGACCGCGATCTCCGCGTCCGAGGACCCGGCGGAGAAGCGAGCCGTCGCCCTGATCGGTGACATCCAGGGCGGGTCCGTCGGGCCGACGGCGGTGAACTTCACAGGCCTGTCGTCGACGCCGTGGCTTGTCCGCAACGGCCTCGTCCACGCCACCGTCTACCGGATCCCGGACCAGGGCCCGCTCTTCGCGCGCCAGGTGGTCTTCAGCGAGGACGTTGCGGTCAACGGCGATTCCGTCTCCGTTCCGTTCGACTTCCAGTCCAAGCACGATGCGTACGGCATCTATCTGTCCTCGGCCGAACCGCAGGAGGTCTCGCTCGGGGCTCCGAGTGCCGTTCAGGCCGGGAGTACGTACACCGTCCCTGTCACGTTCACCAACGGCGGCGACCAGATCGACCGCAAGGTCCAGACCGGTCTTGCCGTCTACACCGCGGCCGGCGAATCAGCACCGGGCTTCACCATCACCTGTAGCGGCACCGACGCGGCGACCTGCCCAAGCGCGGCCACAGTCGGCGCGGGACAGAGCGTTGTTGCGCAGTACACGGTGACCACAGCTGCGGACCTGCCTAAAGGCAACTATCGGTTCACCGCGACTGCGACCGCCAAGTCCGAGGGACAGGACATCTCCGTACAGAACTCTTCCGATGTGCTGCAGCAGTGCGGGATCGGTGATGTCTGCGAGGCCGAGGACGGGACGCTCGCCGGCGGCGCCTGCCCGGCCACCGACCATCCGGGGTACACGGGCTCCGGCTTCGTCGCCTGCTTCACGACACCCGGAGGCAGCGTGATGCAGCGGGTCCTCGCCCCGTCCGCGGGCACCTACACCCTCGACCTCCGCTACGCGGCAGGCCCCAACGGTCCGGCTGGAACCCGAAGCGCCTCGATATCGGTCAACGGCGGAGCTCCACAGCAGATTCCGCTACCACTCACCGGAAGCTGGAACACCTGGGCCGACGCAACCATGCCGGTGAACCTCACGGCCGGCTCCAACACCATCACCGTTCTCGACACGCCCACCGACGCCGGCTGGTTCAACCTCGACCACCTGGTAGTCACCCACTGA
- a CDS encoding SRPBCC family protein codes for MESITESVDVRVPLEIAYAKWRDISSFPQYMDGVHDVRELDGIHSHWVASAGGFVREFDATIVEQQPGRRITWVCESGLMLGGSVTFESRSEDRTAIAVELRIDPQGLIENLAEKTGILHRMVVADLYRFKNALEAADPQQPRTKELHTP; via the coding sequence ATGGAGAGCATCACCGAGTCGGTCGATGTCCGGGTGCCGCTGGAGATCGCGTACGCGAAGTGGCGCGACATCAGCTCGTTCCCGCAGTACATGGACGGCGTGCACGACGTACGGGAACTCGACGGCATCCACTCGCACTGGGTGGCCTCGGCGGGCGGGTTCGTCCGTGAGTTCGACGCGACGATCGTCGAGCAGCAGCCTGGTCGGCGGATCACCTGGGTGTGCGAGTCCGGCTTGATGCTCGGTGGTTCCGTCACCTTCGAATCCCGGTCCGAGGACCGTACGGCGATCGCCGTCGAACTGAGAATCGATCCGCAGGGCCTGATCGAAAACCTGGCCGAGAAGACAGGCATCCTGCACCGTATGGTCGTCGCCGACCTCTACCGCTTCAAAAACGCCCTCGAGGCCGCCGACCCCCAGCAGCCCCGGACGAAGGAACTCCACACACCCTGA
- a CDS encoding PPOX class F420-dependent oxidoreductase: MTTMTDGEWRSFVAAGVRLGHVALMREDGRPHVTPVCFVLEGDEVAFVLSPGSVKGRRLAHDRRVAVCVSDERQPYSFVTIEGQARVSADADQVRRIGTAIAERYYPSQSADELAETFVRQGFTAVHIGIANVIARSGLG; this comes from the coding sequence ATGACGACGATGACTGATGGGGAGTGGCGATCTTTCGTCGCGGCGGGGGTGCGGCTTGGGCATGTTGCTCTTATGCGTGAGGACGGGCGGCCGCATGTTACGCCGGTTTGTTTTGTTCTTGAGGGTGATGAGGTTGCCTTTGTCCTGTCGCCGGGAAGTGTCAAAGGTAGAAGGCTTGCGCACGATCGGCGCGTCGCGGTTTGTGTTAGTGATGAGCGGCAGCCGTACAGCTTTGTGACCATCGAAGGGCAAGCGCGCGTCTCTGCGGATGCAGATCAGGTCAGACGGATCGGCACAGCTATTGCGGAGCGGTACTACCCGTCGCAGTCCGCGGACGAGCTTGCTGAAACCTTCGTACGGCAAGGATTCACGGCGGTTCACATCGGCATCGCGAACGTCATCGCCCGATCCGGCCTCGGCTGA
- a CDS encoding TetR/AcrR family transcriptional regulator, giving the protein MPNTTSNRGRPRLESTDQRILQAARELLRLKGPAAVNIDSVAAHSGVARTTIYRRYRSRDELMHAVLEHLIDPAPLAPDLPVDEKLRWVMDRISDMLENRLGPGATAAIIANSDPEFTKAVRSRLAGRLSSLADLMNADVKAGLLQPTIDPDTVLGVLVGAYLAEVLRFGSPRKGWMDRAVAFLTPAITTP; this is encoded by the coding sequence ATGCCCAACACCACGAGCAACCGCGGCCGGCCCCGGCTCGAGTCGACCGACCAGCGCATCCTGCAGGCCGCGCGCGAGCTGCTCCGGCTGAAGGGACCGGCCGCGGTCAACATCGATTCCGTCGCGGCCCACTCCGGTGTCGCCCGGACGACGATCTACCGCCGCTACCGCAGCCGCGACGAACTCATGCACGCGGTCCTGGAGCACCTGATCGATCCGGCGCCGCTGGCACCTGACCTCCCGGTCGACGAGAAACTGCGATGGGTCATGGACCGGATCAGCGACATGCTGGAGAACCGCCTCGGTCCCGGCGCCACCGCCGCGATCATCGCCAACAGCGATCCCGAATTCACGAAGGCGGTACGGTCTCGACTGGCCGGCCGCCTGAGCTCACTCGCCGACCTGATGAACGCCGACGTCAAGGCCGGCCTCCTACAACCGACCATCGATCCCGACACCGTCCTCGGCGTACTGGTAGGCGCCTACCTCGCAGAAGTCCTCAGATTCGGCTCGCCGCGCAAAGGCTGGATGGACCGAGCGGTAGCCTTCCTCACCCCAGCGATCACCACGCCCTGA
- a CDS encoding L-fuconate dehydratase has translation MPHITSVEVVDVRFPTSLTLDGSDAMNKDGDYSAAYVVLHTDVPEVAGYGFTFTIGRGNDLCVAAAAERAKPLVGRDVDELCGDLGGIYRELQSDSQLRWLGPDKGVIHLALAAVMNAVWDLAARRAGVPLWRLLAEMSPEELVDAADLRYLTDVLTREQAITLLAGRVSGRKQRIQELQTTGYPCYTTSAGWLGYSDDKLRALCEEAVAEGYKHVKLKVGADLNDDIRRCGIAREVLGPDGHLMIDANQVWDVPEAIEWVKALAGFDPLWIEEPTSPDDVLGHAAIRKAVAPIGVASGEHGMNRVLFKQMFQAGALDYCQLDAARLGSVNEVLAVYLLAAWFDVPVCPHAGGVGLCELVQHLSIFDYIAVSGSLEHRVTEYVDHLHEHFVDPCVVHNGAYILPTAPGYSAEMHRESLQAYSFPDGSYWAARAGEPAA, from the coding sequence ATGCCCCACATCACCTCCGTCGAGGTCGTCGACGTCCGCTTCCCGACGTCGCTGACCCTCGACGGGTCGGACGCGATGAACAAGGACGGCGACTACTCGGCCGCCTACGTCGTCCTGCACACCGACGTCCCGGAGGTGGCCGGGTACGGCTTCACGTTCACGATCGGGCGCGGCAACGACTTGTGTGTCGCGGCCGCGGCCGAGCGCGCCAAACCACTGGTGGGCCGCGATGTCGACGAACTGTGCGGCGACCTCGGCGGCATCTACCGAGAACTTCAGTCCGACAGCCAATTGCGCTGGCTCGGACCCGACAAAGGCGTCATCCACCTCGCGCTGGCCGCGGTGATGAACGCGGTGTGGGACCTGGCCGCCCGGCGCGCCGGTGTACCGCTGTGGCGTCTGCTGGCCGAGATGTCACCCGAAGAGTTGGTCGACGCCGCTGACCTGCGGTATCTGACCGACGTCCTGACCCGGGAGCAGGCGATCACGTTGCTGGCCGGCCGGGTAAGTGGCCGCAAGCAACGGATCCAGGAACTCCAGACAACAGGCTACCCCTGCTACACCACGTCGGCCGGATGGCTCGGCTACTCCGACGACAAACTCCGCGCACTCTGCGAAGAAGCCGTTGCCGAAGGCTACAAACACGTCAAACTCAAAGTCGGCGCGGACCTCAACGACGACATCCGCCGCTGCGGCATCGCCCGCGAAGTCCTGGGACCCGACGGCCATCTGATGATCGACGCCAACCAGGTGTGGGACGTCCCGGAGGCGATCGAATGGGTCAAAGCGCTCGCCGGATTCGACCCGCTGTGGATCGAGGAACCCACCAGCCCCGACGACGTCCTCGGCCACGCCGCCATCCGCAAAGCCGTCGCACCCATCGGCGTCGCCTCCGGTGAACACGGCATGAACCGCGTGCTGTTCAAACAAATGTTCCAAGCCGGCGCCCTAGACTACTGCCAACTCGACGCCGCACGCCTCGGCTCCGTCAACGAAGTACTCGCCGTCTACCTCCTCGCCGCCTGGTTCGACGTGCCGGTTTGCCCACACGCCGGCGGCGTCGGCTTGTGCGAACTCGTCCAGCACCTGTCGATCTTCGACTACATCGCCGTGTCGGGCTCGCTTGAGCACCGGGTCACCGAATACGTCGACCACCTCCACGAACACTTCGTCGACCCCTGCGTCGTACACAACGGCGCCTACATCCTCCCCACCGCACCCGGCTACAGCGCCGAGATGCACAGGGAATCGCTGCAGGCCTACAGCTTCCCGGACGGCAGTTACTGGGCCGCTCGGGCCGGAGAACCGGCAGCATGA
- a CDS encoding pyridoxamine 5'-phosphate oxidase family protein, with protein MAELEPIAEELSSPDGVPLTGLSWADVRTRLADSADYLLATSGKDGRVHMVPVLGVWSEGAVCFCTRRQTRKSRQLAENDNCAITVPGHDVDLVIEGTAWLVRDTAELQRIADLYPAKYPWWHPFVREGQFHDPADTSLSDPQYVFAVAPKVVFAFGKDHGFTGTRWHPTT; from the coding sequence GTGGCAGAGCTCGAACCGATCGCCGAGGAGTTGTCGAGTCCTGACGGTGTACCGCTGACCGGGCTGAGCTGGGCTGACGTACGCACCCGATTGGCGGACAGTGCGGACTATCTGCTCGCGACATCCGGGAAGGACGGGCGCGTGCACATGGTGCCGGTGCTGGGCGTCTGGTCGGAAGGTGCTGTGTGCTTCTGCACGCGCCGGCAGACCCGCAAGAGTCGCCAGCTCGCAGAGAACGACAACTGTGCGATCACCGTTCCCGGTCACGACGTCGACCTGGTGATCGAAGGTACTGCGTGGCTCGTGCGCGACACGGCTGAACTGCAACGGATTGCGGACCTGTACCCGGCCAAGTATCCGTGGTGGCACCCGTTCGTCCGCGAGGGGCAGTTTCACGATCCGGCCGATACCTCGCTGAGTGATCCGCAATACGTCTTCGCGGTCGCACCGAAAGTAGTCTTTGCCTTCGGCAAAGACCATGGCTTCACCGGGACCCGCTGGCATCCCACCACCTAA
- a CDS encoding FadR/GntR family transcriptional regulator, producing MSSEKLAANPRMPGVSQTDVVVQGIRQMIVEGRLRPGSRLPVEKELAATFGVSRNPLREGVRALSMMGVLETRQGDGTYVTQLDPSVLLAPMGLVVDLHDGAGTHHLHTVRRILETEAAAVAAPRIGPEELATADDLLRATEHELALPEANHETVIENDIAFHRIIAEASGNPVLAALIDALGGRTMRVRLRRSISQPGADETAHREHLSILDALTAHDPDRARIRMATHLFTVEDYLHDRNGIL from the coding sequence ATGAGTTCGGAAAAGCTGGCAGCGAATCCCCGGATGCCGGGCGTCTCACAGACCGATGTCGTGGTCCAGGGGATCCGGCAGATGATTGTCGAAGGCCGGCTGCGGCCGGGCAGCCGGCTGCCCGTGGAGAAGGAGCTCGCGGCAACCTTCGGCGTCTCCAGGAACCCACTCCGCGAAGGGGTTCGAGCGCTGTCGATGATGGGAGTTCTCGAGACCCGGCAGGGCGACGGTACGTACGTGACCCAGCTCGATCCGTCGGTACTGCTGGCACCGATGGGTCTCGTGGTCGACCTGCACGACGGCGCCGGCACGCACCACCTGCACACCGTACGGCGAATTCTGGAGACCGAAGCCGCGGCCGTCGCGGCGCCACGCATCGGCCCCGAGGAACTCGCCACCGCCGACGACCTGTTGCGCGCCACCGAGCACGAGCTGGCCCTGCCGGAGGCCAACCACGAGACGGTGATCGAGAACGACATCGCCTTCCACCGCATCATCGCCGAGGCGTCCGGCAACCCCGTGCTGGCCGCGCTGATCGACGCCCTCGGCGGTCGCACGATGCGCGTCCGGCTGCGCCGCTCCATCTCCCAGCCGGGCGCCGACGAGACGGCCCACCGTGAACACCTGTCGATCCTCGACGCGCTCACCGCCCACGATCCCGACCGGGCCCGGATCCGGATGGCCACGCACCTGTTCACGGTCGAGGACTACCTGCACGACCGCAACGGCATCCTCTGA
- a CDS encoding glycoside hydrolase family 2 TIM barrel-domain containing protein, with the protein MDGEWRFRLADSLEDVTADLGDPGLDDSRWDVIEVPSCWQMLGRPDEPRYGAPAYTNIRYPFPVDPPFVPEENPTGEYRRTFEVPAAFLADGRCLIRFEGVDSAFAVWCNGERIGDGKGSRLPTEFDLTPVLRAGTNQLAVRVHQWSSGSYLEDQDMWWVSGIFRSVRLLHRPSGGIDDVFVHADFDHESGLGRLRVDAPAGARLTCQELGLDSVDPAGPYELAVEPWTAETPRLYSLTIANDVERVEVRTGFRTIRIDDGQLLVNGVPVLLQGVNRHEWDPVTGRTLSEETMRRDIELMKQHNINAVRTSHYPPDARFLDLCDEYGLWVIDECDVETHGFVMNGWRHNPSDDPAWRDAYLDRMQRMVERDKNHPSIVFWSLGNESDTGANLAAMSEWTRRRDPGRPIHYEGNRECDYVDVYSKMYDPIDFVERVALGIDPPTDDPANDARRRSLPYLLVEYAHAMGNGPGGLAEYQALFDSHRRLIGGFIWEWIDHGVVLRQQTGPNAGQTYYGYGGDFGEPLHDRNFIADGLVLPDRTPSPALADYAQVIAPVRIVVDAGIVEVRSRLAFADTSHLAFRYYISDDGIDVQAGDLAVPAVAPGATVRVPMPTIELPPARSERWIRVEAVLADKTTWAPAGHRLAFGETQLTDVPVPQRPISTLPPPPTRRDPGSADRPFSIGPAEFDTRGRLVRLSGHAVSLVPDLWRATIDNDMYAGGQAVPTVWEPLGLHRLRHRVSHLSVDGDQLFVIIRSAGAATDQLIDTSLVWTAEADRLRLQTRFDLVGPWAGTIPRLGLRLSVPAAWNELTWFGLGPHETYADTRSGAWTSRFRASVDELQTPYTRPQENGQRSLVRHLELAADGTPALRIDADSPISVTYRPWSTEALEAARHTADLVPDPDRNWLHLDWAQHGVGSAACGPGVLPTHALTTNQVANAGFTLTFHPLTN; encoded by the coding sequence TTGGACGGCGAGTGGCGATTCCGGCTCGCGGACAGCCTCGAGGACGTCACCGCCGACCTTGGCGACCCGGGTCTCGACGACTCCCGCTGGGACGTGATCGAGGTGCCGTCCTGCTGGCAGATGCTGGGGCGGCCGGACGAGCCGCGGTACGGCGCACCGGCGTACACGAACATCCGGTACCCGTTCCCGGTCGATCCGCCGTTCGTCCCGGAGGAGAACCCGACCGGTGAGTACCGGCGTACCTTCGAGGTGCCGGCGGCGTTCCTCGCCGACGGGCGCTGCCTGATCCGCTTCGAGGGAGTCGACTCGGCCTTCGCGGTGTGGTGCAACGGCGAGCGGATCGGCGACGGCAAGGGCAGCCGGCTGCCGACGGAGTTCGACCTGACGCCGGTCCTGCGGGCCGGGACCAACCAGCTCGCCGTCCGGGTTCACCAGTGGAGCTCCGGGAGTTATCTGGAAGACCAGGACATGTGGTGGGTCTCCGGAATCTTCCGGTCCGTCCGGCTCCTGCATCGCCCCTCGGGCGGTATCGACGACGTCTTCGTCCATGCCGACTTCGATCACGAGAGTGGGCTGGGACGGTTGCGGGTCGACGCCCCGGCCGGCGCAAGGCTGACGTGCCAGGAGCTCGGGCTGGACAGTGTGGATCCAGCCGGGCCGTACGAGCTCGCGGTCGAGCCGTGGACAGCGGAGACACCCCGGTTGTACTCGCTGACGATCGCCAACGATGTCGAGCGGGTCGAGGTCCGCACCGGGTTCCGCACGATCCGGATCGACGACGGGCAACTGCTGGTCAACGGTGTGCCGGTGCTGCTGCAGGGCGTCAACCGGCACGAGTGGGATCCGGTCACCGGACGTACGCTGTCGGAGGAGACGATGCGACGTGACATCGAGCTGATGAAGCAACACAACATCAACGCGGTCCGTACGTCGCACTATCCGCCGGACGCGCGGTTCCTCGACCTCTGCGACGAGTACGGGCTCTGGGTCATCGACGAATGCGACGTCGAGACGCACGGCTTCGTGATGAACGGCTGGCGGCACAATCCGTCCGACGACCCGGCCTGGCGGGACGCGTACCTGGACCGGATGCAGCGGATGGTCGAGCGGGACAAGAACCACCCCAGCATCGTGTTCTGGTCGCTGGGCAACGAGTCCGACACCGGCGCGAACCTGGCCGCGATGTCGGAGTGGACCCGCCGGCGCGACCCCGGGCGCCCGATCCACTACGAGGGCAACCGCGAGTGTGACTACGTCGACGTCTACTCGAAGATGTACGACCCGATCGACTTCGTCGAGCGCGTTGCCCTGGGCATCGATCCGCCGACGGACGACCCGGCGAACGACGCCCGCCGCCGCTCACTCCCCTATCTGCTGGTCGAGTATGCCCATGCCATGGGCAACGGTCCCGGTGGGCTGGCGGAGTACCAGGCGTTGTTCGACAGCCACCGGCGGCTGATCGGCGGGTTCATCTGGGAGTGGATCGACCACGGCGTCGTGCTGCGGCAGCAGACCGGACCCAACGCCGGTCAGACCTACTACGGGTACGGCGGTGACTTCGGCGAGCCCCTCCACGATCGGAACTTCATCGCGGACGGTCTGGTCCTTCCGGACCGCACGCCGTCTCCGGCGCTGGCCGATTACGCGCAGGTCATCGCCCCTGTTCGCATCGTCGTCGACGCCGGCATCGTCGAAGTACGCAGCCGACTGGCCTTCGCCGACACCTCGCACCTGGCCTTCCGCTACTACATCAGCGACGACGGCATCGACGTGCAGGCGGGCGATCTCGCCGTACCGGCCGTTGCACCCGGCGCGACCGTACGCGTACCGATGCCTACGATCGAACTCCCGCCGGCTCGATCCGAACGATGGATCCGGGTCGAGGCAGTACTGGCAGACAAGACCACGTGGGCACCGGCTGGCCACCGGCTCGCGTTCGGCGAGACGCAGCTCACCGACGTACCGGTGCCACAGCGGCCGATCTCGACCCTGCCTCCCCCACCGACTCGACGCGATCCCGGATCGGCCGACCGGCCGTTCAGCATCGGTCCGGCCGAGTTCGATACCCGGGGTCGTCTTGTGAGGTTGTCCGGCCACGCCGTCAGTCTGGTGCCGGACCTGTGGCGGGCGACCATCGACAACGACATGTATGCCGGCGGCCAGGCCGTTCCGACGGTTTGGGAGCCGCTCGGTCTGCACCGTCTGCGTCATCGGGTATCGCATTTGTCCGTGGACGGCGACCAGCTGTTCGTGATCATCCGCAGCGCCGGAGCGGCGACCGATCAGCTGATCGACACCAGCTTGGTCTGGACTGCCGAAGCGGATCGGCTTCGGCTGCAGACCCGCTTCGACCTGGTCGGGCCGTGGGCAGGGACGATTCCGCGTCTCGGGCTGCGGCTGTCCGTACCGGCTGCCTGGAACGAGCTGACGTGGTTCGGCCTCGGGCCGCACGAGACGTACGCCGACACTCGTTCGGGAGCGTGGACATCGCGGTTCCGGGCCAGCGTCGACGAGTTGCAGACGCCGTACACGCGGCCGCAGGAAAACGGTCAACGAAGCCTGGTGCGCCACCTCGAACTCGCCGCCGACGGTACGCCCGCCCTGCGGATCGACGCCGACAGCCCGATCTCGGTGACCTACCGGCCCTGGTCGACCGAGGCCCTGGAGGCGGCACGTCACACCGCCGACCTGGTCCCCGACCCCGACCGCAACTGGCTACACCTCGACTGGGCCCAACACGGCGTCGGCTCAGCCGCCTGCGGACCAGGCGTACTCCCCACCCACGCCCTGACCACCAACCAGGTAGCCAACGCCGGCTTCACCCTCACCTTTCACCCACTCACCAACTAG
- a CDS encoding LacI family DNA-binding transcriptional regulator, with protein MATIGDVARVAGVSRSTVSYALSGKRSISPETRRRVNDAIRALKFTPNAGARSLRTAQTGVLGLLVQFHEDEFAPAMLQYLLPITEAARALGYDILIMTENDGAEALTRAAESGMVDGLVLLDVIDGDPRVDALRATQQPGVLIGLPGDTRGLDVVDLDFAAAARNLVDHLYDLGHRDVVLVSPPRHVFDRGGTYSWRFRDAAVQRASELGLTLTARYGESQQPAIDENLHGILDECPDATGIIMHNDASVAALPRLLHERGVRVPDDLSVVSLYSRDFARWFSLPYTAIESSPGLLGKVAITQLTERIAHGDEAGPHGTRLVAAEIIDRGSTR; from the coding sequence GTGGCGACCATTGGTGACGTTGCGAGGGTGGCGGGAGTCTCCCGTAGCACCGTTTCCTACGCGCTCTCGGGGAAGCGGTCGATCTCGCCGGAGACCCGCCGGCGTGTGAACGACGCCATCAGGGCGTTGAAGTTCACCCCGAACGCCGGTGCGCGGTCCTTGCGGACGGCACAGACCGGCGTCCTGGGGCTGCTGGTCCAGTTCCACGAGGACGAGTTCGCACCGGCGATGCTGCAGTATCTCCTGCCGATCACCGAGGCCGCCCGCGCGCTCGGTTACGACATCCTGATAATGACGGAGAACGACGGAGCCGAAGCGCTCACGCGAGCCGCGGAGTCCGGGATGGTCGACGGGCTGGTCCTGCTGGACGTCATCGACGGCGACCCGCGGGTTGACGCGTTGCGAGCAACCCAGCAACCAGGCGTCCTGATCGGGCTCCCGGGAGACACCCGTGGTTTGGACGTCGTGGACCTGGACTTCGCCGCCGCCGCACGTAATCTCGTCGACCATCTCTACGACCTGGGCCACCGCGACGTCGTACTGGTGTCGCCGCCGCGGCACGTCTTCGACCGCGGCGGCACCTATTCCTGGCGGTTCCGCGACGCCGCCGTTCAGCGCGCGTCCGAGCTCGGCCTGACGTTGACCGCCCGCTACGGCGAGTCCCAGCAGCCGGCGATCGACGAGAACCTGCACGGCATCCTCGACGAGTGCCCGGACGCGACCGGGATCATCATGCACAACGACGCATCGGTCGCCGCACTGCCGCGCCTGCTGCACGAACGCGGCGTGCGAGTGCCCGACGACCTGTCGGTCGTGAGCCTCTACTCCCGGGACTTCGCCCGGTGGTTCTCGCTGCCCTACACCGCGATCGAATCCTCACCGGGCCTGCTGGGCAAGGTCGCCATCACCCAACTGACCGAGCGCATCGCTCACGGGGACGAGGCCGGCCCGCACGGAACGCGGCTCGTGGCGGCCGAGATCATCGATCGCGGCAGCACTCGCTGA